In Plodia interpunctella isolate USDA-ARS_2022_Savannah chromosome 30, ilPloInte3.2, whole genome shotgun sequence, the following proteins share a genomic window:
- the LOC128682511 gene encoding uncharacterized protein LOC128682511 isoform X1: protein MSEVVSIEDTAILIWCAICSVYTTILTATAIGVVYIFRKRRSSILKIQRPPRTPFSELEFNVATPTDTVKSRRVSFSRRTGVAEFVTNEATTTWKNFYEEHNKSLESSGNDSGANATRQPIGHLGKRIFEQQFEEVEAVDFITSLDNLAARNINSTINVNFTEQLASIESAADKNLAPPKINFELSAFTDHHSKLFTDDLAVSMAGEMSGRIDVNFSAVQSLNVNDDLDEIQRDLQRRNNAIEPVQFRDVKNFSEYIEIELDTTHVAHKNEESDMSITETIRSPKVNISKTSSPPDKKCSLNWIYDKENCPGDLKAKSLIFDNNDMSITTALQSKVDIEVGKQQTMIFDCVSDLSMTKPIPTKMLSNRSIVIEKSDSNTICSMRAEDNTSEKRKTIIFEDGLGDLSITKPIPAKLLSVPSENEQKPNLNDDSSKPSAQTVEYEEEKCKTVLFEDNLGNLSMTKPIPAHLLSIYNEIIDKSVNNVTNLKVEDNNAEKRKTILFEDGLGDLSMTKPIPAKLLSVHSESEEKLNLKYQPSTQTVVDGEEKCKTILFENDLGDLSMTKPIPVQMLSIYSEIIDKSVNNMTCLRAEDNTAEKRKTILFEDGLGDLSMTKPIPAKLLSVHSESEEKIDLKDKPSLQTVVDAEEKCRTILFEDDLGNLSMTKPIPANLLPIRNEITENENFFSNTQFNKSNLQFIRSKIENSRTEDDDLQDISMTGPTSSVFLLDNLNDNKQSTAIDNKKSLDQPLENIAEKRKTILFDDGDISMTRPIETRLLSTVHSEIINTSNKNYNHDYNENESKLHDKGNEEKENESKLHDKGNEEKENESKLHDKGEKLTSISISNTVKPSKENDTKNESIIFDDGDLSMTKPIPNRLLSTHSEIIDKSNTNENFDNHRGSVPEHKRNENRFEIVLDEDDKLTCIPISEDVEPKEKCKSIIFDVGDAKPITTKLLSSPTEKLDTNYVLRKPSLHKSQTIVDDNNEMIADMSIDMQKDLDNSHKPEINDILEKFITTKTTPAPLLSDDNVMINASHGLLAKNHTINLVDKISNENICKPIISMDLFKTENVEAKHSPKKTELSALDFSNFKSQDVVVYQVTTNESSKEQRDISEDYHSEQGDVKVVQSIDNRNNDLDTINRSEDHVKEEKSFKDEKQKLFNKSENREEIKDISRNASMCSEVGNQSLTRTLSKKSFICDLLDMSKASIASGLDDKDVTANITLDNISANDIPKHEMESVTSEMFYITKDTDSETRPHESRDAINFTEKDTREHLSHEFHQSECEPQNDTSVQNISEVKESYEDVGNSLNTRDCTKVRSANMSADVSAEFAQNNTEISRRPKSISEVDNTKQLLDMLSDLTDGHRSISSGSPLSLTCRGQMAIENKTAEPKRVSIAPNRQSIVLSREDLMSNISMAQAALQRSIAMDDSDEEEPITAPSVSPPKKSVRVSNEVVKTLHFEDESTSEFSVRSDLRTTLRKVPLEDISYQTGRIKANVIPSYLKDVSDGIKSLMIDLVKPMRDDMPYEAVNIGESVKKTTSTCSTQIQTNLYTSSQIDLNTNEIYSNSDMFNVEKNDNVNRNTLSPQSTLKSVSFIGSDVYAHSDLVSRNLKDASFRPTRLPPNEPVPGKVLLFDHMNPLNNVLLTPTEYTEVHKYSPSAGSQETLGGSDKSHSAQSRGNDYNIGNVTVPFNVQYNMGCQSGTQENISSHPSVLSNISKPLAVDQAVGVKITEVKDIEVNTAIIMKKNKELLETSSSLTLVDDDLVRASFNAEAYSEVHTKSVSNVSESNSQAPLRVIYKLKRDVSKCDNAETIDSDMASNDEDVAKAKKRSHSPGKTEKHKNSPQKQNVTPKPNAKVQKLSDTPHSKSYSLKRTSGNKSIIERYFSSAESKMDVSPCKEKDATRKRSPRKKLSPKKGTSIMVQQLLTEFNVRQDVDQKNLNKQILEALSRTDSSAAPDSVSECERSVELVSSFTSSKNQYKARPSSITMSTDSHCELWSAENAKSDCDASVNVVARIDMLPFMGSHECEWASSGTDAWCFQLLHGRLRLVVRLAHRHHNSTRTRVRGDTPVLAVTVHQSHHNSDLRNSVAMSCITFACAALRWSTCACTSAGAVPALLRRAAGVARRALTWGRAMHDARVHLAYTLSDDQKLVLKVANIPMRCVWEVTMKLVLTREEPWPQATDVQVTRVLDARACADRRLDALLAAVPRGWAHVPDTVWTLFKYLKHKGTAESSQMIL, encoded by the exons ATGTCTGAAGTCGTAAGCATAGAAGACACTGCAATCCTTATCTGGTGCGCTATTTGTTCAGTGTACACTACCATTCTCACAGCAACCGCGATTGGAgtcgtatatatttt TAGGAAGAGACGATCTTCGATACTTAAAATCCAACGACCGCCCCGCACCCCGTTCTCCGAGCTAGAGTTTAACGTCGCCACGCCTACAGACACAGTCAAAAGTCGACGCGTCAGCTTCTCTAGAAGGACAGGTGTTGC AGAGTTTGTGACTAATGAAGCAACAACCACTTGGAAAAACTTTTATGAGGAACACAATAAATCTTTGGAGTCTTCGGGTAACGATTCTGGAGCGAATGCGACACGTCAGCCAATAGGTCATTTAGGAAAGAGGATATTTGAACAGCAATTTGAGGAAGTGGAAGCGGTGGATTTTATAACCTCCCTCGATAACTTAGCTGCCAGAAACATCAACTCTACAATAAACGTTAACTTCACGGAACAGCTTGCTTCCATTGAGAGTGCCGCGGACAAAAATCTCGCGCCCCCCAAAATCAATTTCGAATTAAGCGCATTCACAGATCATCATAGTAAGCTTTTTACTGATGATCTTGCTGTATCAATGGCAGGAGAAATGTCAGGGCGTATCGATGTTAATTTCTCTGCAGTGCAGTCGTTAAACGTGAACGACGATCTAGATGAGATACAAAGAGATTTGCAAAGGCGCAACAATGCAATTGAGCCGGTCCAGTTTAGGGATGTCAAAAACTTTTCGGAATATATCGAGATTGAGTTGGACACAACACATGTTGCTCATAAGAATGAAGAGTCAGATATGTCGATAACGGAAACTATTCGCAGTCCTAAagttaatatttctaaaacttCCAGTCCGCCTGATAAAAAATGCAGTTTAAATTGGATTTATGATAAAGAGAATTGCCCTGGCGATTTGAAAgcaaaatctttaattttcgATAATAATGATATGTCTATAACTACAGCTCTTCAAAGCAAAGTGGATATTGAAGTGGGGAAACAACAAACTATGATATTCGATTGCGTGAGTGATTTATCGATGACTAAACCTATACCAACGAAAATGTTATCCAATAGAAGCATAGTTATTGAAAAATCTGATTCGAACACCATTTGTAGCATGAGAGCGGAAGATAACACTTCTGAAAAGcgtaaaactattatatttgaaGATGGTTTAGGTGATCTGTCTATAACAAAACCTATTCCAGCTAAACTGTTGTCTGTTCCTAGTGAAAACGAACAAAAACCGAATTTAAATGATGATTCCAGCAAACCTAGTGCACAAACAGTGGAATATGAGGaggaaaaatgtaaaacagtATTATTTGAAGATAATTTAGGCAATCTCTCTATGACTAAGCCTATACCAGCTCACTTGCTGTCAATTTATAAcgaaataatagataaatcgGTTAATAATGTGACTAATTTGAAAGTTGAAGACAATAATGCTGAAAAACGCAAGACTATTTTATTCGAAGATGGTTTGGGAGATCTATCTATGACGAAACCAATTCCAGCTAAATTGCTTTCTGTTCATAGTGAAAGCGAAGAAAAATTGAACTTAAAATATCAGCCCAGCACACAAACTGTAGTAGATGGggaagaaaaatgtaaaactatattatttgaaaacgATTTAGGTGACCTCTCTATGACTAAACCTATTCCAGTTCAAATGCTGTCAATTTATAGCgaaattatagataaatcCGTTAATAACATGACTTGTTTGAGAGCTGAAGATAATACAGCTGAAAAGCGTAAGACTATACTATTTGAAGATGGATTAGGGGATCTCTCTATGACGAAACCCATTCCTGCTAAATTACTGTCAGTTCATAGCGAAAGCGaagaaaaaattgatttaaaagatAAACCTAGCTTACAAACTGTAGTTGATGCTGAAGAAAAATGTAGAACTATACTATTTGAAGACGATTTAGGCAATCTCTCTATGACTAAGCCGATTCCAGCTAACTTGCTGCCAATTCGAAACGAAATcacagaaaatgaaaattttttttcaaatacccaatttaataaatctaacttgcaattTATAAGAAGCAAGATAGAAAATAGTAGAACTGAAGATGACGATTTGCAGGATATCTCTATGACTGGACCTACTTCATCTGTATTTCTGTTAGATAATTTGAACGATAATAAACAGTCGACGGCAATAGACAATAAGAAGTCTCTTGATCAACCTTTAGAAAACATCGCAGAAAAGCgcaaaactatattatttgatgATGGTGATATCTCTATGACGAGACCTATTGAAACTAGATTGCTATCGACAGTTCATAGTGAGATCATAAATACATCGAATAAGAATTACAATCATGACTATAATGAAAATGAGTCTAAATTACATGATAAAGGTAATGAGGAAAAGGAAAATGAGTCTAAATTACATGATAAAGGTAATGAGGAAAAGGAAAATGAGTCTAAATTACATGATAAAGGTGAAAAATTAACGTCCATATCTATATCTAATACTGTAAAACCATCTAAAGaaaatgatacaaaaaatgaaagtattatatttgatGATGGCGATTTGTCCATGACAAAGCCCATTCCGAATAGATTGCTGTCAACACACAGTgaaattatagataaatctAATACGAATGAAAATTTTGACAATCATAGAGGTTCTGTTCCTGAACATAAACGTAATGAAAATAGGTTTGAGATTGTACTTGATGAAGATGACAAATTAACATGTATACCTATCTCAGAAGATGTAGAGCcgaaagaaaaatgtaaaagtattatatttgatGTAGGAGATGCAAAACCTATTACAACTAAACTTTTATCTTCACCTACAGAAAAATTGGACACAAATTATGTACTGAGAAAACCTAGTCTACATAAATCTCAAACTATTGTAGAcgataataatgaaatgattgCAGACATGTCTATAGATATGCAAAAAGATTTAGATAATTCACATAAACCtgaaattaatgatattttggAAAAATTTATCACAACTAAAACTACACCAGCACCATTACTTTCGGATGATAATGTTATGATTAATGCCTCACACGGACTTTTAGCCAAGAATCACACAATAAATCTCGTAGATAAAATaagcaatgaaaatatttgtaaaccTATAATATCAATGGATTTATTCAAAACAGAAAATGTTGAAGCGAAACATTCTCCTAAAAAAACTGAGCTTTCTGCTTTAGATTTTTCGAATTTCAAATCTCAAGATGTCGTCGTTTATCAAGTAACGACAAATGAATCTTCAAAAGAGCAGAGAGACATTTCCGAAGATTACCACAGTGAACAGGGTGATGTCAAAGTAGTCCAGTCAATCGACAATAGAAACAATGATTTAGATACAATTAACAGAAGTGAGGATCATGTCAAGGAAGAAAAGTCTTTCAAAGATGAGAaacagaaattatttaataaatctgaaaatagAGAAGAGATTAAAGATATATCAAGAAATGCTTCAATGTGTAGCGAAGTGGGAAATCAATCCTTAACGCGCACTCTTtccaaaaaatcttttatctgTGACCTTTTAGATATGTCGAAAGCTTCCATAGCGTCTGGACTTGACGACAAGGATGTAACAGCAAATATTACTTTAGATAATATTTCCGCTAATGATATACCAAAACATGAAATGGAAAGTGTTACTAGCGAAatgttttacattacaaaagaCACAGACAGCGAAACTAGACCACACGAATCGAGAGATGCTATTAACTTTACCGAGAAAGACACGAGAGAACATTTATCACATGAATTCCATCAATCTGAATGCGAACCTCAAAACGATACCAGTGTTCAGAACATTTCAGAAGTAAAAGAATCTTACGAAGATGTTGGTAATTCTTTAAATACTAGAGATTGCACAAAAGTGCGTAGTGCTAATATGTCGGCTGACGTTAGCGCCGAGTTTGCCCAGAACAATACAGAAATATCTAGACGGCCAAAGAGTATTAGCGAAGTGGATAACACTAAACAATTATTGGATATGCTATCAGACTTAACAGATGGACATAGATCGATTTCGAGTGGCTCACCGCTGTCTTTAACTTGTAGAGGTCAAATGGCCATAGAAAATAAGACCGCTGAACCAAAAAGAGTTAGTATCGCACCGAACAGACAGTCTATAGTGTTGAGCCGTGAAGACTTGATGAGTAACATTTCGATGGCACAGGCAGCTTTGCAAAGATCTATTGCAATGGATGATAGTGACGAAGAAGAACCAATAACAGCTCCTTCAGTTTCTCCTCCGAAAAAATCGGTGCGAGTCAGCAACGAAGTTGTCAAGACATTGCATTTCGAAGATGAATCTACAAGCGAATTTAGTGTGAGATCTGACCTTCGAACGACACTAAGGAAGGTTCCGTTGGAAGATATTTCTTACCAAACTGGAAGGATAAAAGCGAACGTTATACCGTCATATTTGAAAGACGTGTCGGATGGAATCAAATCGTTAATGATCGACCTTGTGAAGCCAATGCGAGACGACATGCCGTACGAGGCTGTTAACATCGGTGAGAGTGTAAAAAAGACCACTTCTACATGCAGTACACAAATACAAACCAATCTTTACACTTCCAGCCAAATTGATCTGAACACCAATGAGATATATTCTAATTCAGACATGTTTAACGTAGAGAAGAATGATAACGTCAACAGGAATACACTAAGTCCTCAAAGCACTTTGAAAAGTGTATCTTTTATTGGATCGGATGTGTACGCTCATTCGGATTTGGTTTCGAGGAATTTGAAAGATGCCTCGTTTAGACCAACAAGACTTCCACCAAATGAACCAGTTCCCGGTAAAGTCTTACTTTTCGATCACATGAATCCAttgaataatgttttgttgaCTCCCACGGAGTATACCGAAGTGCACAAGTATAGTCCTTCGGCCGGATCTCAGGAAACTTTAGGTGGTTCTGACAAAAGTCACTCTGCACAGTCTCGAGGCAACGATTATAATATAGGAAACGTTACGGTTCCATTTAACGTCCAGTACAATATGGGCTGTCAATCAGGCACTCAAGAAAACATATCCAGCCATCCAAGTGTATTGTCAAACATCTCTAAACCGTTGGCTGTAGACCAAGCTGTTGGAGTGAAAATAACAGAAGTCAAAGATATAGAAGTGAACACAGCTATCATTATGAAaaagaataaagaattattagaGACCAGTTCTTCGCTGACTCTAGTCGATGACGATTTAGTTCGAGCGAGTTTCAACGCCGAAGCGTATTCTGAAGTGCACACAAAATCGGTCAGCAACGTTTCCGAATCGAACAGCCAAGCGCCTTTACGagtgatatacaaactcaaacGTGACGTTTCAAAGTGCGATAACGCAGAGACAATCGATTCGGACATGGCGTCGAACGACGAAGACGTCGCTAAAGCGAAAAAACGTAGTCACAGTCCTGGCAAAACGGAGAAACATAAGAACTCACCGCAAAAACAGAACGTTACACCGAAACCTAATGCTAAAGTGCAAAAACTATCAGACACGCCACATTCCAAAAGCTATTCTCTTAAACGCACATCAGGCAATAAGTCTATAATTGAAAGGTACTTCTCGAGCGCGGAGAGTAAAATGGACGTGTCTCCTTGCAAAGAAAAGGATGCGACTCGTAAACGATCGCCTCGGAAGAAACTCAGTCCGAAAAAGGGTACATCGATAATGGTGCAGCAGTTGTTGACAGAGTTCAATGTGAGACAAGACGTCGATCAGAAGAATTTGAACAAGCAGATCCTCGAAGCGTTGAGCAGGACCGATAGTTCGGCGGCGCCCGATTCGGTGTCGGAGTGCGAGAGAAGCGTGGAGCTGGTCAGCTCGTTCACGAGTAGTAAGAACCAGTACAAGGCGCGGCCGAGTTCGATCACGATGTCTACTGACAGTCATTGTGAGCTGTGGAGTGCTGAAAACGCGAAATCTGACTGCGACGCCAGCGTCAATGTCGTCGCTAGGATTGACATGCTACCTTTTATGGG GAGCCACGAATGCGAATGGGCGTCGTCGGGCACGGACGCGTGGTGTTTCCAGCTGCTGCACGGGCGGCTGCGGCTGGTGGTGCGGCTGGCGCACCGCCACCACAACTCCACGCGCACGCGCGTGCGCGGAGACACGCCCGTGCTGGCGGTCACCGTGCACCAGTCGCACCACAACAGTG ACCTGCGTAACTCGGTAGCGATGTCGTGCATAACGTTCGCGTGCGCCGCGCTGCGATGGAGCACGTGCGCGTGCACGAGCGCAGGCGCGGTGCCGGCGCTGCTGCGGCGCGCGGCCGGCGTCGCGCGCCGCGCGCTCACGTGGGGGCGCGCGATGCACGACGCGCGCGTGCACCTCGCCTACACCCTCAGCGATGACCAGAAACTCGTGCTCAAG GTGGCGAATATTCCGATGCGTTGCGTGTGGGAGGTGACCATGAAGCTGGTGCTGACGCGGGAGGAACCCTGGCCGCAAGCGACTGATGTTCAG GTGACGCGCGTGCTGGACGCGCGCGCGTGCGCGGACCGGCGGCTGGACGCGCTGCTGGCGGCCGTGCCGCGCGGCTGGGCGCACGTGCCCGACACCGTCTG GACGCTGTTCAAATACCTCAAACACAAAGGCACGGCGGAATCGAGTCAGATGATACTATAA